GTCGGGATTGCCGAAGATGTCGAACTGCTGGCGGATGTTGGCCTTGATCGGCACGGACTTCAGCATCGTCCAGGCCAGCACCGCGCCGACGACGATGAACGGGACGTAGATGAACGCGGCGTTCTGGTACCACACGACCTGGGCGGCCTTGCCGGGTGGCGCGGCCATCGGGGCCGACGAGCCGAGGAAGCCGATCATCGAGAAGCCGATGATCCAGGGTGTCAGCAGCTGCACCAGCGACACGCCGAAGTTCCCGATCCCGGCCTGCAGGCCCAGGGCCGTGCCCTGCATCCGCCGCGGGAAGAAGTACGAGGTGCTGGGCATGAAGCCGGAGAACGCGCCGCCGCCGATGCCGGACAGGAACGACAGCGACAGCAGCACCCAGTACGGCGTGGTCGGGTCCTGGACCTGGACGCCCCAGCCCAGGACCGGGATCAGCAGCAGCGCGGTGGTCAGGGCGACCATCCGGCGGGTGCCCATGATCGGGGGCAGGACCATCCAGACCAGGCGCATGAGACCGCCGGCCAGGCCGGGCATCGAGGTGAGCCAGTAGAGCTGGTTGTTGGTCAGGTCGAACCCGAGGTTGGTGAGCTTCGGGGCGATCGCCGAGGCCAGGAACCAGGAGGCGAAGCAGAGGGTCAGGGTGAACGTGCTGATCCAGAGGGTGCGCCAGGCCAGGCCCTTGTCCCAGGTGGCCGGGTTCTCCGGGTCCCAGGATCGCAGCCACTCGCCGTCGGGTGCGGAGGTGGCCGGGCGGTCGGCGAAGGTGGTGCTCATGCGTGGGCCTCCTCAAGCTCACGAACGGCGGGGGTCGTGGGGGCGGCCGGGACGCCGGCCGGGCTTTCGATGTGGGTGGCCAGCTCGGGCGACTCGCGGTCGAGCATGCGCACGACCGTCCAGTGCATCCAGACCGCGCAGGCCGCGGTGAGCAGGAACAGGACGAAGAACGTGCTGGACGGGAAGCCGAACCAGGCCTTGGTGTAGGCGAACAGCGGGGGCAGGAAGAAGCCGCCGAGGCCGCCGAGCATGCCGACCAGGCCGCCGACGCTGCCGACGCTCTGCGGGAAGTACTCGGGGATGTGCTTGTAGACCGCGGCCTTGCCCACGCCCATCGCGCATCCGAGCAGGAACACCAGGACGGTGAACGGGACGATGCCGAGGTGGTAGCCCAGGTGCGAGGTCTGGGTGCCGTCGGCGTGGGCGATGACGATGTGGCCGTTGGGCATCATCAGGATGCCGGAGGTGACCAGCATCAGGCCGAACGTCCAGTACATGACGCGGCGGGCGCCGAAGCGGTCGGAGATGGAGCCGCCCGCCGGCCGCAGCAGCGAGGCCGGGAAGATGAACACCGCGGTCAGGTACGCGGCGGTCTGCAGGCTCACGCCGAAGTTGTCCATGTAGTAGCCGGGCAGCCAGGCCGCCAGCGCCACGTACGCGCCGAACACCGCGACGTAGTAGAGGCTGAACCGCCACACCCGCAGCTGCTTGAGCGGGCGCAGCTGCTGCCGCAGCGGGGTGCCCCGGCCGGGCATCCGGTCGTGGCGCGGGGCGCCGAACCAGATCGCCGCGGCCAGGACGAGCAGCAGCGCGGCGTACACGACGGGGACGAGCCGCCAGCCGCCCTCGGCGAAGCCGAGGTAGGTGGCGCCGGCGGTGCCGACGATGAGCGGCGGGCCGATGAACTTGGTGACCGACGCGCCGACGTTGCCGGCGCCGAACAGGCCGAGCGCGAAGCCCTGCCGCTCGCGGGGCTGCCAGGCCGAGTTCCAGGCGATGCCGACGGTGAACGCGTTGCCGGCGAAGCCGACCAGGAAGGCCAGCGCCAGCAGGGTGCCATAGGAGCCGGCGCGGGAGACGAGGTAGGCGGCGGCCGCCGTGGCCAGCAGCATGAACGTCATGACCTTGCGCCCGCCGAACCGGTCGGTGACCAGCCCGGCGGGCAGGCGCCACAGCGATCCGTTGAGCACGGCGACCGCGATGATCCAGGACAGCTGCACCTCGGAGAGGTGGAACTCCTGGCTGATCGGTTTGCCGAGGATGCCGAACATCAACCACACGGCGAACATGACCGTGAAGCTGATCGTCGACAGCCACAGGACGCGGTGCCGGCCGGCCGCCGGCGCCGCGGGTCGTGCTGGTTGGGTTCGTGAGGTCATTGCTCCACCCTGGTCGGCTGCTTTCGCGGCCGGCTGCTCGCGCCGGCCGCTCGCCTAGCAGCGTCGCGTGGTGGATCGGTGCGCAGTAGGGACTAAGTGCCTGTGCCGGTGGGACCTGATTCCGCTTTGGTCACGGGACCCGGCGGTCGCCGTGTCACATCTCAGCGGTGGTGACGTCCTCGATCCAGCCCAGCGCGGCGATCGCGGTGGGGAATCCGCAGGTCGTGATCGCGGCCAGGGCGACGGCACGGACTTCGTCGGTGGTCGCGCCGTGCTGGAGGGCTTTGCGGACGTTGGACCGCACGGCGCCCTGCGCCTCGGCGCCGATGGCCAGCGCGAGCTTGATCAGCCGGTCGGTCCGCTCGTCGAACGGGCTGCGCTGGTCCACCGCTCGGGCCAGCGCACCCTGCGCCTGAGCGACCTCCGGGAAGCGGTTGAGGAACTGTTTGTAGACGCTGGGCAGGTAGTCGGGCGTGTTCGCCTCGCTCGGTGTGGTTTGCACGTTTATACGGTAGTCAGGGCGCCGCCGTTGCGGCGCCCTGACAGGCGGATCCGTGCTCAGCGCCGGCCGGTGACGACCGGCAGGGCACGGTCGCGGACCTCCGCCGGGGCGGGCGGCGGGGTGGGTACGCCGCCACGGCGCCCGCGGTAGACGACGTAGGGCCGCCACAGGTAGGCCAGCGGCGCCGACCAGACGTGCACCAGCCGGGTGAACGGCCACAGCGCCAGGAACAGGAAGCCGCCGAGCGCGTGCAGCTGGTAGACCAGCGGTGCCCCGGTCATCAGCGCCGGTTCGGGCCGCAGCCAGAAGATCCCGCGGAACCAGACCGCGATCGTCTCCCGGTAGTCGTAGCCGTCGCCGAGCAGGTTGACGCCGACCGTGGAGACCATGCCGAGCGTCACCATCGCGGCCAGGGCGGCGTAGAGCACCTTGTCCATGGTCGTGGTGACGCGGCGCACCCGGCCGCTGACGAAACGGCGGGCGATCAGCAGCACCAGGCCGGTGACGAGCGCGACGCCGGTGATCGTGCCGCCCCAGACGGCGGTCACGTGGTAGAGGTGCTCGCTGATCCCGACCGCCTCGGTCAGCCAGGACGGCACCAGCAGGCCCATGGCGTGCCCGCCGATGACGCCGAACGCCCCGAGGTGGAACAGCGGCGAGCCGAGCCGCAGCAGCCGGTTCTCCAGCAGCTGGCTGGTGTGCGTGGTCCAGCCGAACTGGTCGCGGCGCCAGCGCCAGACGTGCCCGGCGATGAAGACGGCCAGGCACAGGTAGGGCAGGACGATCCAGACGAGGGTGTTCATCGCGAGGCCTCCGCAGGCGAGCAGGCAGGATAGGGGGCGAGCGCGGCGCCGGCCAGGTCCGGGCCGTGGCCCAGCGACTCCAGGCCGACGGTCTCGGCGGGCGGCCCGGCGACGGCCAGCGCGGCGATGGCGGCCCGGTCCGCGTCGGTGATGTCGGGCAGCACGGCGGTGACGGCGTCGAGCAGCAGCCGGTAGGGCGTGCCGGCTTCGGCCAGGGCGGTGCGCAGCAGTTCGATGCCCTGCCGGTGCTGGCGCAGCGGCGCCTCGCCCTCGCCGGGGCCGATCTGTGCGGCGAACTCGAGCACCACGGGCAGCAGGTCGGGCAGCTCGCCGTGGGCGAGCCGCAGGCCGTGCGCGCGGTAGCGCTGCTTGAGGATGAGCAGTGCCATGCCGCGGCGGCGGGTGTCGCCGTGCAGGTAGTAGGTGAGGTAGAGCCCGGATCGGCGGCGCAGGTCGAAGGTCTGCACGTAGTGCCGCTGCGCCTCCACGGGCGCGGCGGCCAGCAGCCAGTCCAGGAACTCGGTGACCTGCTGGCGCACCGGCTCGTGCGCGATGCGGGCGGCGGCCGCGCGCAGCTGCTCGCCCGCGGACAGCAGCTCGGCGTCCGGGTAGGTGAGCAGCAGCGAGACCAGCTCGAAGATCCGGGCCCGGTCGGCGGGCGGCGCGCTCATGACGCACCCCGCACCGGGTTGACGGTGAGCCCGAGGCGCCCGTCGGCCCGCCGCGCGGACAGCCCGGCCCGGCCGGGGTGCACCTCGTCGCCGTCCACGAGGTGGAAGCGGGTGACGGTGGCCGCCGTCTCGTGCATGCCGGGGCCGCCCGCGCAGTCCAGCGAGCAGTCCGGCTGCGCGGCGGCCTGGGCCTCCAGTGCCGCGGCGTCCTTGCTGTGGGCGACGGGGATGACGTATCGCTCGTCGTACTTCGCGATGGCCAGCAGCCGGTACATGGCCTCCACCTGCTCGGCGGTCATCCCGATGCCGTCGAGCAGCTCCTCGGCGACGGTTCCGTCCAGGGTGCGGGCCCGCATGTAGGAGCGCATCGCGGCCAGCTTCATCAGCACCCCGGCGATCACGTCGGCGTCGCCCGCGGAGAACAGCTCGGCCAGGTACTCCACGGGGATGCGCAGCTCGCGGATGGTGTGGAAGACGTCGTCGGCGTCGGTGTCGTCGCGCCCGGCCGCGCCGACGGCGTCGAGCACCGGCGACAGGGGCGGCACGTACCAGACCATCGGCAGGGTCCGGTACTCCGGGTGCAGCGGCAGGGCGATCTTGTACTCGCTGATCAGGCGCCATACCGGCGACGTGCGCGCCGCCTCCAGCCAGTCCTCGGGCATGCCGGCCTCGCGGGCGGCCTGCTGCACGGCGGGGTCGGCCGGGTCGAGGAACACCGCCCGCTGGGCGTCCAGCAGGTCGCGCTCGTCGGGCACCGACGCGGCGGCCAGCACCGCGTCCTCGTCGTACAGCACGATGCCCAGGTAGCGCAGGCGGCCGACGCAGGTCTCCGAGCAGATGGTCGGCTGCCCGGCCTCGATGCGCGGGAAGCAGAACGTGCACTTCTCCGCCTTGCCGGTGGCGTGGTTGACGTAGACCTTCTTGTACGGGCACGCCGACACGCACATCCGCCAGCCCCGGCACCGGTCCTGGTCGACGAGCACGATGCCGTCCTCTTCGCGCTTGTACATGGCTCCGGACGGGCAGGCCGACACGCACGCGGGGTTGAGGCAGTGCTCGCAGATGCGCGGCAGGTGGAACATGAAGGTCTTCTCGAACTCGAACTTGACCTTCGCGGCCGCCTCGGCCGGCATCCGGGCCAGGTTGGGGTCCTGGCCGCCCACCTCGTGGGTGCCGCCGAGACCGTCCTCCCAGTTGGGGCCCCACTGCACCGCCATGGGCTCGCCGGTCAGCGCCGAGTACGGCCGCTTGACGGGGGTGTCCGTCAGCCCGGCCGGGGCGTTGACCAGGATGTCCTTGTCGAAGGTGGCGGGTTCGTAGTAGTCGTCGATGGAGGGCAGGTCCGGGTTGGCGAACAGCCGGGTGAGCCGCTTGACCCGGCCGCCGGAGCGCAGCGTCAGCCGCCCCTTGCCGTCCAGCTTCCAGCCGCCGTGCCAGCGGTCCTGGTCCTCGTAGTGCTTCGGGTAGCCGATGCCCGGCTTGGTCTCGACGTTGTTGAACCAGACGTACTCGGTGCCCTCCCGGTTGGTCCAGGTCTGCTTGCACGTCACCGAGCAGGTGTGGCAGCCGATGCACTTGTCGAGGTTCATCACCATGGCTACCTGCGCGCGGATACGCATCAGTACTCCACCTCCTGGGTGCGGCGGCGGATCACGGTGATCTCGTCGCGCTGGCTGCCGATCGGGCCGTAGTAGTTGAAGGCGTACGTGAACTGGGCGTGGCCGCCCGCCAGGTGGGTGGGTTTGACCAGCAGCCGGGTCATCGAGTTGTGGTAGCCGCCGCGGCGGCCGCTGCCCTCGGCCTTGGGCACGTTCACGGTGCGCTCGGGCGAGTGGTACTGGAACACGGTCCCCTGCGGCATACGGTGGCTGACCACGGCGCGGGCGACCACGACGCCGTTGCGGTTGTGCGCCTCGATCCAGTCGTTGTCCTTAGCACCGATCGTGGCGGCGTCCTCGACGCTCATCCAGATCACCGGCCCGCCCCGGGACAGCGCCAGCATCAGCTCGTTGTCGTGGTACATCGAGTGGACCGACCACTTGGCGTGCGGGGTGAGGAAGCGCACCGTCACCCCGCCGTCGACCAGCTCGCCGGGCTTGCCGAAGTGCCGCGCCATGTTCAGCGGCGGCCGGAACGCGGGCAGCTGCTCCCCCAGCTCGGCGACCCAGTCGTGCTCCACGAAGAAGTGCTGCCGGCCGGTGATGGTGTGCCACGGCTTGAGCCGCTCCACGTTGAGCGTGAACGGCGAGTAGCGGCGGCCGCCCTTCTCCGATCCGGACCACTCCGGGCTGGTGAAGACGGGCTGCGGTCCGCGCTGGGTGTCCGGGTACGTGATCCGGTCTTGCTCGTGCCCGGCGATGAGGTCGGCGAACGGCTGGCCGGTCCGCTTCTCCAGCGCCGCGAACCCGGCGGCCGCGACGCTGCCGTTGGTGGTGCCGGACAGCGCCAGGATCGCCTCGCACATCCGGTCGGCGGTGGCCAGCGACGGCCGCCCCGCGAACGGTCCCTCGGTCACCACCCCGTTCTGGTGCCGCAGGTACTCGATCTCGGCGGTGACGTCGACGGTGAGCGCCTTGGTAGTGGTCCCGAGGGTGTCCAGCAGCGGGCCGACCGCGCGCATCTTGGCGCCGATCAGGGTGTAGTCGCGTTCGATCTCGATGAGTTTCGGCATCGTCCGCCCGGGGACGGGTTCGCACTCCCCGGCCTTCCAGTCGCGCACCCGGCCGCCGGGCGTCGCCAGCTCGTCGGGGGTGTCGTGCTGCAGCGGCGCGGCCAGCACGTCGCGGCGTACGCCCAGGTGGGTGGCGGCCAGCTCGCTGAACCTGTCGGCCAGGGCCAGGAACGTGTCGTAGTCGGTGTGCACGTCGCCGGGCGGTTCGACGGCCGGGCTGAACGCGTGCACGAACGGGTGCATGTCGGTGGTCGAGATGTCGTGCTTCTCGTACCAGGTCGCGGCGGGCAGGACCAGGTCGGCGTGCAGGCCGGTGTTGGTCATCCGGAAGTCGATCGCGGTGAGCAGGTCGAGCTTGCCGGTGGGGGCCTCCTCGCGCCATACCACGTCGCGGGGCCGGTGGTCCGGGTCGCACTCCTGCGCGGCGGCGGCCGAGTCGACGCCCAGCAGGTGCCGCATGAAGTACTCGTTGCCCTTGCCGGACGAGCCCAGCAGGTTGGCCCGCCACAGGGTCAGGCAGCGGGGGAAGTTCGCCGGGTCGTCCGGGTCCTCGGCCACCGCCTTCAGCCGGCCGGCCTTCAGCTCGGCCACGATGTGCTCGGCCACGCCGCGCCCGGCCGCGGCCGCCTCGTCGGTCAGGTCGAGGGGGTTGCGGTTGAACGCGGGGTGGCCGGGACTCCAGCCCATGCGCTGGGCGGCGGCGACCGTGTCGGCGAACGCCATCCCGGCGAACCGGCCGGTGCCCAGCGGCGACGACAGCTCGTCGGCCGGGACGCGCTCGTAGCGCCACTGGTCGGTGTGCAGGTACCAGAACGGGGTGCTGGCCTGGTGGCGCATCGGCCGCTGCCAGTCGAACGCGAACGACATGTGCTGCTGGCCGGTGACCGGGCGGGCCTTCTCCTGGCCGACGTAGTGGGCCCAGCCGCCGCCGTTGACCCCCTGGCAGCCGGTCAGCGTGACCAGCGCGATGAACGCCCGGTAGGTCATGTCGGAGTGGAACCACTGGTTGGCGCCCGCACCCAGGACGATCAGCGAACGGCCGTGGCTGCGCTCGGCGTTGCGGGCGAACTCGCGCCCGATCCGGGCGGCCAGCGTGGCGGGCACCCCGGTGATGCGCTCCTGCCAGGCCGGGGTGTTGGGGGCGTCCGCGTCGTCGTAGCCGGTGGGCCACTGCCCGGGCAGATCGCCGCGGCGCACCCCGTACTGCGCCATGAGCAGGTCGAACACGGAGGTCACCAGGTGCTCGCCGATGCGCGTCACCGGCACGCCGCGGCGGATGAGCGCCCCGCCCTCGGTGTCGCCGACGTCGAACCGGGCCAGGTCGACCTCCACGGACTCGCCGGTGCGGCCGAGCAGCCCCAGCGCGGGGACGACGTCGCCGAGGTCCAGGTTCCAGCGGCCCTCGCCGGCGTCGCCGTAGCGGAAGCCCAGCGAGCCGTTGGGCACGACCGGCTCCCCGGTGCGCTCGTCGATGAGCACGGTCTTGTGCTCGCCGTCGGCCTCACCCAGGTCGGCCGCGGTCAGGAAGCGGTCGGCCGCCCACGAGCCGCCGTCGCGCCGCCGCAGCTTCACCAGGAACGGCAGGTCGGTGTAGCGGCGCACGTAGTCGGTGAAGTAGGGCACCTGGCGGTCGCGGAAGAACTCGGTGAGCACGACGTGGCCCATCGCCATCGCCAGCGCGCCGTCGGTGCCCGGGTGCGGGGCGAGCCAGTCGTCGGCGAACTTGACGTTGTCGGCGTAGTCGGGGCTGACCGCGACCACCTTCGTGCCCTTGTAGCGGGCCTCGGCCAGGAAGTGCGCGTCCGGGGTGCGGGTGACCGGGATGTTGGAGCCCCACATCATCAGGTAGGTGGCGTTCCACCAGTCGCCGGCCTCGGGCACGTCGGTCTGGTCGCCCCAGACCTGCGGCGAGGCGATCGGCAGGTCGGCGTACCAGTCGTAGAAGCTGAGCAGGGTGCCGCCGAGCAGCGCGTGGTAGCGGGTGCCGGCCGCGAACGAGGCCATCGACATGGCCGGGATCGGCGAGAAGCCGACGACCCGGTCGGGGCCGTAGGTCTTGGTGGTGTAGACGTGCGCGGCGGCCGCCATGGTGATCGCCTCGTCCCAGGTGGCGCGGACGAAGCCGCCGCGCCCGCGCTGGGACTTGTAGGCACGGGCCTTCAGCGGGTTCTCCACGATCTCGGCCCACGCCAGCACGGGGTCGCCCAGGCGCTGCCACGCCTCGCGGAACATCTCGGCGAGGACGCCGCGGACGTAGGGGTGCCGCACCCGCGACGGCGAGTACTCGTACCAGGAGAACGACGCGCCACGCGGGCAGCCCCGCGGCTCGTAGTCCGGCGCGTCCGGCCCCACCTCCGGGTAGTCGGTGGCCTGGTGCTCCCAGGTGATCAGGCCGTCGGTGACGAACACGTTCCACGAGCACGAGCCGGTGCAGTTGACGCCGTGGGTGGAGCGGACCACGCGGTCGTAGCGCCACCGGTCGCGGTAGAACGACTCCCAGCCGTCGCCGCCGACCTGGTGCAGCGTCCGGCCGTGGTCGCCGACGGTCTCCCTGGTCAGGAAGCGGCGCGCGGCCAGCAGCGGCGCAGCGCCGGGCACCTGGTCGGTCGCGGGCGTGCGGTCGGTCGGAGGGCGCTGCGGCGACACGGGGGTGCTCCTCGGGCGTCGGGATGCGACGGTGCGGGTCCGCCGGTGACGCGTGGTGTCGCGGCACGCTTACAGCGTCGGTGAGCGCTGCGTTCCGGTCAGGAGCCCGCGGTCCCGAGTGCGGCGGGACCAAAGTCCATACCTCCGCCGGATAGCTGCGGCCCGGTGGGCAGCGTGCGGCCCCGGCCTCGGTGGGCGAGGCCGGGGCCGGGGCGGGCCGATCAGGCGGCTGGGGTGCGGCTCAGGCGCAACTGCCAGACGTCCGGTCCCTCCTGCAGCCACTGCGTCGCGAACCGGCCCGCGTAGCGCTGTTCGATCTCCGCCAGCAGCGGCAGCGGCGCGTGCGGGGCGACCAGCACGAGCCCGGCCGCGCCGGGCAGGGCGTCCAGCGCCGCCAGCACCCGAGCGTGCCGCTGGCCGTGCGGCACCTCGCGGACGTCGATCCGCGGGTCGAGGCTCAGCACCGGCGCCGAGGCGTCCGCGCTGCCGGGGGCGTCCCCGCCGCAGCCGCAGCCGCCGCCGCCGCAGCCGCCGGGCTGTGCGGCCGCGGCCGCTTGATCGGGTTGTGACATGAGACCCTCCTCATGGTTTTGACGTCATCATGGTTTTGACGTCATCTGACGTTATAACGTCTAACACCGTGGAAACCTTCGGCAAAGGCCCGATCGGCGAGACGATCGACACTCCGCAGCACCGGGCGCTGGGCTCCGACAGCCGGGCGGCGATCCTGCGCCTGGTGCGTGCCGCCGGCGGGGGCTGACCGCGGCAGAGGTGGCGGCCGACACCGGCCAGCACCCGTCGACGATCCGGGCCCACCTGGACCGGCTGGTCGAGGCGGGGCTGCTGGTCCGGGCGCGGGCCAGCGGCGGCCTGCCCGGCCGTCCCGCCTGGCGCTACCGGGCGACCGCCGCCGACCCGGCCCCGGCGCCGTACCGGTCGCTGGCGGCCGCGCTGCTGCAGCACCTGCCCCGCGGCGACGGCGACGTCCGCCCGGCCGCGGCCCAGGTCGGCCAGGACTGGGGCAGGCAGCTCGCGCGCGGCGTCGCGCCGCAGGACGACCCCGTCGACACGGTGACCGCGGTGCTGGACGGCCTCGGCTTCAGCCCGCGCCGCCAGCCTGCCGGCCCGAAGGCCGCTTCGGTGGAGGTGCACCTGCACACCTGCCCGTTCCTGGAGCTGGTGGGGCAGAACCCGGACGCGATGTGCGGTCTGCATGCCGGGGTGGTGCGGGGTGTCCTGGAGAGCCAGGGCGTGCCGGGCGAGGGCACGGTGCTGGAGCCGTTCGGCGCGCCGGGCGCCTGCGTGGTGCACCTGCCGGTGCTCGCGCGGCGGGCACCGGACGCGCCGTGACCGCCCGGCCGGCTGTCGGCCGGCGGCTGCCCGCGCTGGCCGCGGCGGGGCTGTGCCTGGTCGGCGGCCTGTACGCGGCGCTGCTGCTGCTCGGCACGCCGGTGCCGGCACCCCCGGTCGCCGTGGAGACGGTGCATGGGCCGGTCATGGTGTTCGGCGTCGTCGGCACCCTGATCGCGCTGGAGCGCGCGGTGGCCCTCGGCCGCCCGTGGGCACTGCTGGCACCGGCCTGCTCCGGCGCGGGCGGGCTGGTGCTCCTGGCGGCCGGGCCGGGCTGGCCGGGGACGTTCCTGCTGATGCTCGCCTCGGTGGTCCTGCTCGGCGTCTACCGTGCGCTGTGGGCCCGGCAGCAGTCCGTGGCGCTGCTGGCGCAGGGCGTCGGCGCCTTCGCGTGGTACGCCGCCGCGCTGCTGTCGCTGGCCGGCTTCCCGGTCGCCGACACGGTCGGCTGGATGACGGTCTTCGTCGTCGCCACCATCGCCGGTGAGCGCCTTGAACTGGCCCACGTCGGGCTCACCGCACCGCACGCCGAGCGGTGGTTCCTGGCCGCGCTGACGGGCCTGGCCACGACCGCCGCCGCGGCGACCGGGTGGCCCGAGGCGGGCACCCGGCTCTTCGGGCTCGCGCTGCTGGCGATGACCGCCTGGCTGGCCGTGCACGACGTCGCCCGGCGCACCATCCGCGGCGCCCGGCTGCCCCGCTACATCGCCGCCGGGCTGCTCGCCGGGTACGGCTGGCTGGCCCTGTCCGGCCTGCTCTGGGCCGGCGGCGGACCGGCCGGCGGCGGCGCCCGCTACGACGCCGTGCTGCACGGGGTCTTCCTCGGCTTCACCGTCTCCATGATCTTCGTGCACGCGCCGGTGATCCTGCCCGCGGTGCTGCGCCGGCCGCTGCCGTACCACCCGGTGCTGTATGCGCCGCTCGCGCTGCTGCACGGGTCCCTGCTGGTCCGGATCGGACTGGGTGACGCCGCCGGGCTGGAAGTCGTGTGGCGCTGGGCGGGCGTCGGGAACGTCGTCGCGGTGCTCGCCTTCGCCGCCTGCGCGGTCACCCTGTCGCTCACCCGCGGGCGCCGCTCCCTCCCGCAGCGGACCGCGTCTCCCGCCGCGCCGGTGCCGTCATGACCGGCGAACCCCGGCTGCAGGGCACCGAACCAGTCGCGCCCGAGCTGCCGGCCCGCCTGCCCCTGCCGACGCCGCCTGCCGAGGTCGGCAGGCCGCGGGCGCGCACCACCGGCCGTGCCGGCTGGCACCGCCGCGCCGGCCTGCTGCCGGTGGCCTACCTCGCCGCGCTCGTCGCGATCGGGTTCACCCACCCGTTCCTGCCGGGCTGGCGCTGGCTCGCCATCCACCTGCTGCTGCTCGGCGCGGCCGGCAACGCGATCGTGGTGTGGAGCGCCCACTTCGCCGCCGCCGTGCTCCGGGTTCCCGCCCCCGCTCATCGCCGGGGCGAGGCGGCCCGGCTGGTGCTGCTGAACATCGGCGTGGCCGCAGTGCTCACCGGCGGCGGGGGC
The Catellatospora sp. IY07-71 DNA segment above includes these coding regions:
- a CDS encoding DUF2249 domain-containing protein is translated as MSQPDQAAAAAQPGGCGGGGCGCGGDAPGSADASAPVLSLDPRIDVREVPHGQRHARVLAALDALPGAAGLVLVAPHAPLPLLAEIEQRYAGRFATQWLQEGPDVWQLRLSRTPAA